In one window of Nakamurella alba DNA:
- a CDS encoding dihydrofolate reductase family protein produces the protein MTDRTDILSGYEWPVGPWTRANMITSMDGRAALDGVSGGLGNDTDQEILRTLRDGADVLLVGSGTVRAEGYEGIGTERPAGRPLRLAVVTGRGLPDGLRAIDTAAARPLLLTTTVGAARTPADIAAEIVVLGADHVDATAIVPALRERGLCRVLCEGGPSLLGELIAARRIDELCLTIAPFTVGAGAAPLLGPDSGPAARWALAGTAVDGDHLFTRYRRT, from the coding sequence ATGACGGACCGGACGGACATCCTGTCGGGCTACGAGTGGCCGGTCGGCCCGTGGACCCGGGCCAACATGATCACCTCGATGGACGGCCGCGCAGCACTCGACGGGGTCTCCGGCGGCCTGGGCAACGACACCGACCAGGAGATCCTGCGCACCCTGCGCGACGGTGCCGACGTGCTGCTGGTCGGGTCCGGAACCGTTCGCGCCGAGGGGTACGAGGGCATCGGCACCGAGCGACCCGCCGGCCGGCCGCTGCGGCTCGCGGTCGTCACCGGCAGGGGTCTCCCGGACGGCCTGCGGGCGATCGACACCGCCGCCGCCCGCCCGCTCCTGCTGACCACCACCGTCGGGGCAGCACGGACCCCGGCCGACATCGCCGCCGAGATCGTGGTGCTCGGCGCCGACCACGTCGATGCGACGGCGATCGTCCCGGCGCTCCGGGAGCGAGGGCTTTGCCGGGTGCTCTGCGAGGGAGGGCCCAGCCTGCTCGGTGAGCTGATCGCCGCCCGGCGGATCGACGAGCTGTGTCTGACCATCGCGCCGTTCACCGTCGGCGCCGGCGCTGCTCCCCTGCTCGGCCCCGACTCCGGTCCCGCGGCGCGCTGGGCGCTGGCCGGCACCGCCGTCGACGGCGATCACCTGTTCACCCGGTACCGGAGGACCTGA